One genomic segment of Saccharomyces kudriavzevii IFO 1802 strain IFO1802 genome assembly, chromosome: 8 includes these proteins:
- the ERG7 gene encoding lanosterol synthase ERG7 (similar to Saccharomyces cerevisiae ERG7 (YHR072W); ancestral locus Anc_5.351), with protein sequence MTEFYSERIGLPKTDPRLWRLRTDELGRESWEYLTPEQAANEPPSTFTQWLLQDPNFSQPQPGRNKHSPDFSAFDACHNGASFFQLLQDPKSGIFPCQYKGPMFLTIGYVAVNYIAGVQIPEHERIEIIRYIVNTAHPVDGGWGLHSVDKSTVFGTVLNYVILRLLGLPKDHPVCTKARGTLLRLGGAIGSPHWGKIWLSALNLYKWEGVNPAPPETWLLPYSLPMHPGRWWVHTRGVYIPVSYLSLVKFSCPMTPLLEEIRKEIYTKPFDKIDFSNHRNTVCGVDLYYPHSRTLDIANNFVVFYEKYLRNRFIYSLSKRKVYDLIKTEIENTDSLCIAPVNQAFCALVTFIEEGVDSQAFKKFQYRFKDALFHGPQGMTIMGTNGVQTWDCAFAIQYFFIAGLAERPEFYNTIVSAYKFLCRAQFDTECVPGSFREKRKGSWGFSTKTQGYTVADCTAESIKAIIMVKNSPVFSEVHHLITSERLFEGIDVLLSLQNVGSFEYGSFATYEKIKAPLAMEILNPAEVFGNIMVEYPYVECTDSSVLGLTYFHKFFDYKKEEIRRRIRIAIEYIKRAQSPDGSWYGSWGICFTYAGMFAMEALHTVGENYENSSTVRKGCDFLVSKQMKDGGWGESMKSSELHSYVDSGKSLVVQSAWALIALFFAEYPNKEVIDRGIELLKNRQEESGEWKFESVEGVFNHSCAIEYPSYRFLFPIKALGMYAKAYEQPGL encoded by the coding sequence ATGACAGAATTTTATTCCGAGAGAATTGGTCTGCCAAAGACAGATCCACGTCTTTGGAGATTAAGAACTGATGAGTTGGGACGAGAAAGTTGGGAATACTTAACTCCTGAACAAGCGGCCAATGAGCCGCCCTCTACTTTCACACAATGGCTTCTTCAAGACCCTAACTTTTCTCAGCCTCAGCcaggaagaaataagcaTTCACCAGACTTTTCGGCTTTCGATGCATGTCATAACGgtgcttcttttttccaacttttACAAGACCCCAAGTCGGGCATCTTTCCATGCCAATATAAGGGGCCCATGTTCTTGACAATCGGTTATGTTGCCGTAAATTATATCGCCGGCGTCCAAATTCCTGAACATGAAAGAATAGAGATCATCAGATACATCGTTAACACAGCACATCCGGTCGATGGTGGTTGGGGATTACACTCCGTCGACAAGTCCACCGTTTTTGGAACTGTATTGAATTATGTTATCTTACGTCTGTTGGGGCTGCCCAAAGACCATCCTGTTTGTACTAAGGCAAGAGGTACTTTATTAAGATTGGGTGGTGCTATTGGCTCTCCACACTGGGGAAAAATTTGGTTGAGCGCATTAAATCTGTATAAATGGGAAGGTGTGAACCCCGCCCCTCCTGAAACTTGGTTACTTCCATATTCACTGCCCATGCATCCAGGAAGATGGTGGGTGCATACTAGAGGAGTTTATATTCCAGTCAGTTATTTGTCATTAGTAAAATTCAGTTGCCCCATGACTCctcttcttgaagaaataaggaaagaaatttataCCAAACCATTCGATAAGATTGACTTTTCTAATCATAGAAACACTGTATGCGGGGTGGATTTGTATTATCCACATTCTAGGACTCTGGATATTGCAAATAATTTCGTTGTATTTTACGAAAAATACCTGAGAAATAGATTCATTTACTCCCTATCTAAGAGAAAAGTTTATGATTTGATCAAAACCGAAATTGAGAACACAGATTCTTTATGTATAGCCCCTGTTAATCAAGCATTTTGCGCTCTTGTTACTTTTATTGAGGAAGGCGTAGATTCTCAAgcgttcaaaaaatttcagtaTAGATTCAAAGATGCATTGTTCCATGGTCCACAAGGTATGACCATCATGGGAACCAACGGTGTGCAAACTTGGGACTGTGCGTTTGccattcaatattttttcattgctgGTCTAGCAGAAAGACCTGAGTTTTACAATACAATTGTCTCTGCCTATAAATTTTTGTGTCGTGCTCAATTTGACACTGAATGTGTCCCTGGTAGTTTtagggaaaaaagaaaaggttcCTGGGGGTTCTCGACAAAGACACAAGGTTATACGGTTGCTGATTGTACTGCAGAATCAATTAAGGCAATTATCATGGTGAAAAACTCTCCTGTCTTTAGTGAAGTACATCATCTAATAACTAGTGAACGTTTGTTTGAAGGTATTGATGTATTATTGAGCTTACAAAACGTTGGGTCTTTCGAGTATGGCTCCTTCGCTACctatgaaaaaatcaaagcgCCATTAGCGATGGAGATTTTGAATCCAGCTGAAGTTTTCGGTAACATAATGGTAGAATACCCATACGTGGAATGTACTGATTCGTCCGTTCTTGGGCTGACCTACTTTCATAAATTCTTTGACTATAAAAAGGAGGAAATACGTAGGCGCATCAGAATTGCTATTGAGTACATTAAGAGAGCTCAATCACCAGACGGAAGTTGGTACGGAAGTTGGGGTATCTGTTTCACCTATGCCGGGATGTTTGCCATGGAAGCGCTGCACACTGTGGGAGAAAACTATGAAAATTCCTCCACTGTTAGAAAAGGTTGTGACTTCTTGGTGAGTAAACAGATGAAGGACGGTGGCTGGGGTGAATCGATGAAGTCTAGTGAGTTGCACAGTTATGTGGATAGTGGAAAATCGCTAGTTGTTCAAAGTGCATGGGCACTAATcgcacttttttttgctgaaTATC
- the PCL5 gene encoding Pcl5p (similar to Saccharomyces cerevisiae PCL5 (YHR071W); ancestral locus Anc_5.347) encodes MYGNHRFTPDSREFDAGAKSKDFSTSNNPYQTPPSETNSTYPQTNSIKRKTNLALTISAFLSDISRPLSNGKINNSPQNILKFLNEVFKRSKCSKENAILATFYFQRIYRSRAQNESSLPEFSRCSKRIFLCCLILSHKFLNDNTYSMKNWQIISGLHAKDLSLMERWCLGKLNYELAIPCSDLLLWETNTLMKRASMAKRPGDADHDFDAHPRKLIKSC; translated from the coding sequence ATGTATGGAAATCACAGATTCACTCCAGATTCCAGAGAATTCGATGCCGGCGCCAAAAGTAAGGACTTTTCCACTAGCAATAATCCCTATCAGACTCCCCCCTCGGAGACTAACAGCACTTATCCTCAGACAAACTCCATCAAAAGGAAGACAAATCTAGCACTTACCATCTCAGCATTTTTGTCTGATATCAGTCGGCCCCTCTCAAACGGCAAGATCAACAACTCCCCCCAAAACAtcctgaaatttttgaatgaagtATTTAAGAGATCAAAATGTAGCAAGGAAAATGCTATCTTGGCTACTTTCTACTTTCAAAGGATTTACCGCTCTCGCGCGCAAAACGAGTCCTCATTGCCCGAATTTTCGCGCTGTTCCAAGAGGATATTCCTTTGCTGCCTTATTTTATCACATAAGTTTTTGAACGACAACACCTACTCGATGAAAAACTGGCAAATCATAAGCGGGCTGCACGCCAAGGACCTGTCTCTCATGGAAAGGTGGTGTCTCGGCAAGCTCAACTACGAGCTCGCCATTCCATGCAGCGATCTTCTGCTATGGGAGACAAACACTTTGATGAAGAGAGCAAGTATGGCAAAGAGGCCCGGAGACGCTGATCATGATTTTGATGCTCATCCTAGAAAACTGATCAAATCTTGTTAG
- the TRM5 gene encoding tRNA (guanine) methyltransferase (similar to Saccharomyces cerevisiae TRM5 (YHR070W); ancestral locus Anc_5.346), with product MLVGIGLVILFLCMKIALPVFQRLNRLTSSCKMSGVFPYNPPVNREMRELDRSFFITKIPMCAVRFSEPKNISVFSKNFKDCILRVPRIPHVVKLNAARPAEEPTSGQNKKMKTMGSDNAMTTKGVLLHQSIHSVEDANTKLPQDALTFLEENGGEIVAHEYVLDYGFWKAEEILRAVLPEEFLEEVPTGFTITGHIAHLNLRGEFKPFGSLIGQVILDKNNKIECVVDKVSSIATKFRTFPMKVIAGKSDSLVVEQKESNCTFKFDFSKVYWNSRLHTEHERLVKQYFQPGQVVCDVFAGVGPFALPAGKKDVIVLANDLNPESYKYLQDNIALNKVTKTVKSFNLDGAEFIRQSPQLLQQWIQHEEGGKIKIPLPVKKRHRSQQQQELQPPQPRFKEVAIPSHISHYVMNLPDSAISFLGNFRGIFATPTNAASDSVEMPWVHVHCFEKYPPGQPVTEHELHARVHARIIAALHVTVDELPLEAVSLHLVRKVAPTKPMYCASFQLPPTV from the coding sequence ATGTTAGTTGGAATTGGATTGGTAATACTCTTTCTATGCATGAAAATCGCATTACCGGTGTTCCAAAGACTTAATAGATTGACCAGTTCGTGCAAGATGTCAGGAGTGTTCCCATACAACCCGCCCGTAAATCGCGAAATGCGAGAGTTGGACAGgtcatttttcattaccaaGATCCCAATGTGTGCAGTGAGGTTCTCCGAACCCAAAAACATCAGTGTCTTTTCCAAGAACTTCAAAGATTGCATCTTGAGGGTCCCACGTATCCCACACGTTGTGAAATTGAACGCTGCCAGGCCCGCGGAGGAGCCCACAAGCGGCCAGAataagaagatgaagaccATGGGTAGCGACAATGCCATGACAACGAAAGGGGTGCTACTGCACCAATCAATCCATAGCGTGGAAGATGCGAATACAAAGTTGCCCCAGGACGCCCTAACGTTCCTCGAAGAGAACGGAGGGGAGATCGTCGCGCATGAATACGTGTTGGACTACGGCTTCTGGAAGGCAGAGGAGATCCTTCGAGCAGTGCTGCCAGAAGAGTTCCTAGAAGAGGTCCCAACGGGGTTCACGATCACAGGTCACATTGCGCATTTGAACCTGCGCGGCGAGTTCAAGCCGTTCGGCTCCCTCATCGGACAAGTCATCCTGgacaagaacaacaagatCGAATGCGTCGTGGACAAAGTCAGTTCCATTGCCACAAAGTTCAGGACGTTCCCGATGAAGGTTATCGCCGGAAAAAGCGACAGTTTGGTTGTGGAGCAGAAGGAATCCAACTGCACCTTCAAGTTCGACTTTAGCAAGGTGTACTGGAACTCCAGACTGCACACAGAGCACGAAAGACTGGTCAAACAGTACTTCCAGCCAGGCCAAGTCGTCTGTGACGTCTTCGCCGGCGTGGGGCCCTTTGCCCTACCCGCGGGCAAGAAAGACGTCATAGTGCTGGCCAACGACCTGAACCCGGAGAGTTACAAGTACTTGCAAGATAATATTGCCCTAAACAAGGTTACGAAGACCGTCAAGTCCTTCAACTTGGATGGCGCCGAGTTCATCCGCCAGTCACCACAGCTATTACAACAGTGGATCCAGCACGAAGAGGGCGGTAAGATCAAGATTCCTCTCCCCGTGAAGAAACGCCACAGGTCCCAGCAACAGCAGGAACTACAGCCACCGCAACCACGCTTCAAAGAGGTGGCAATTCCGTCACATATCAGTCATTATGTCATGAATCTACCAGACAGCGCCATTTCATTTCTGGGGAACTTCCGTGGCATTTTCGCCACACCCACCAACGCTGCCTCCGACAGCGTCGAAATGCCCTGGGTGCACGTGCACTGCTTCGAAAAGTACCCGCCTGGCCAACCTGTCACCGAACACGAACTGCACGCGCGAGTGCATGCGCGTATTATTGCCGCCCTCCACGTCACGGTGGACGAGCTCCCATTGGAGGCGGTCTCGTTGCATTTAGTGCGCAAAGTTGCGCCCACCAAACCGATGTATTGCGCTAGTTTCCAGCTTCCGCCCACCGTGTGA
- the DYS1 gene encoding deoxyhypusine synthase (similar to Saccharomyces cerevisiae DYS1 (YHR068W); ancestral locus Anc_5.343) encodes MSDINEKLPELLQDAVLKASVPIPDDFVKVQGIDYSKPEATDMRATDLIEAMKTMGFQASSVGTACEIIDSMRSWRGKHIDELDDHEKKGCFDEEGYQKTTIFMGYTSNLISSGVRETLRYLVQHKMVDAVVTSAGGVEEDLIKCLAPTYLGEFALKGKSLRDQGMNRIGNLLVPNDNYCKFEEWIVPILDKMLEEQDEYVKKHGVDCLEANQDVDSPIWTPSKMIDRFGKEINDESSVLYWAHKNKIPIFCPSLTDGSIGDMLFFHTFKASPKQLRVDIVGDIRKINSMSMAAYRAGMIILGGGLIKHHIANACLMRNGADYAVYINTGQEYDGSDAGARPDEAVSWGKIKAEAKSVKLFADVTTVLPLIVAATFASGKPIKKTKN; translated from the coding sequence ATGTCCGATATCAACGAAAAGCTGCCAGAGTTATTGCAAGACGCTGTCTTGAAAGCGTCTGTTCCAATCCCAGATGACTTCGTTAAAGTCCAAGGTATCGACTATTCAAAACCTGAGGCCACTGATATGAGAGCGACTGACTTGATTGAAGCTATGAAGACCATGGGATTTCAGGCAAGCTCTGTGGGTACTGCTTGTGAGATTATTGACAGCATGAGATCATGGAGAGGTAAGCATATTGACGAATTGGATGAccatgaaaagaaaggttGTTTCGATGAAGAGGGTTACCAAAAGACGACTATCTTCATGGGTTACACTTCCAACCTGATCAGTTCTGGTGTGCGTGAAACTTTGCGTTATTTAGTTCAACACAAGATGGTTGATGCTGTCGTCACTTCAGCTGGTGGTGTGGAAGAAGATCTGATCAAATGTCTTGCTCCAACTTATTTAGGTGAATTCGCTTTGAAGGGTAAGTCCCTGCGTGATCAAGGTATGAATCGTATTGGTAATCTACTGGTTCCAAATGATAACTACTGTaagtttgaagaatggATTGTTCCAATCTTGGATAAGATGTTGgaagaacaagatgaaTACGTCAAAAAACACGGCGTTGACTGTTTGGAAGCAAACCAAGATGTAGACTCGCCAATCTGGACCCCATCTAAGATGATCGATCGTTTCGGTAAGGAAATCAATGACGAATCTTCCGTTTTGTACTGGGCCCATAAGAACAAAATCCCAATATTTTGTCCATCTTTGACTGATGGTTCCATCGGTGACATGTTGTTTTTCCATACTTTCAAAGCATCGCCAAAACAACTGAGAGTTGACATTGTGGGAGATATCCGTAAAATTAACTCCATGTCTATGGCTGCTTACAGAGCCGGTATGATCATCTTGGGTGGCGGTTTGATTAAGCATCATATTGCAAATGCCTGTTTGATGAGAAACGGTGCTGATTACGCCGTTTACATCAATACTGGTCAAGAATACGATGGTTCTGATGCAGGTGCTAGACCCGATGAAGCTGTTTCTTGGGGTAAGATTAAGGCAGAAGCCAAATCTGTCAAACTTTTTGCTGATGTTACCACTGTTCTTCCATTGATTGTTGCTGCTACTTTTGCTAGTGGTAAGCCaatcaaaaaaactaagaattga
- the RRP4 gene encoding exosome non-catalytic core subunit RRP4 (similar to Saccharomyces cerevisiae RRP4 (YHR069C); ancestral locus Anc_5.345), giving the protein MSEVITVTKRNGAFQNSSNLSYGSTGISDDEDDEQDIYLPDVNSRSKDSSDSQIVTPGELITDDPIWMRGHGTYFLDNMTYSSVAGTVSRVNRLLSVIPLKGRYAPETGDHVVGRIAEVGNKRWKVDIGGKQHAVLMLGSVNLPGGILRRKSESDELQMRSFLKEGDLLNAEVQSLFQDGSASLHTRSLKYGKLRNGMFCQVPSSLIVRAKNHTHNLPGNITVVLGVNGYIWLRKTSQMDLTRDAPTANNNTSNKSSGPTGAVSFNPSITRLEEESSWQIYSDENDPSISNSIRQTICRYANVIKALAFCEIGITQQRVVSAYEASMVYPNIGELIERNVMESIGSDILTAEKMRGNGN; this is encoded by the coding sequence ATGTCTGAAGTTATCACAGTCACTAAGCGGAACGGTGCCTTTCAAAACTCATCCAACCTGTCATACGGCAGCACAGGAATATCggatgacgaagatgatgaacaGGATATATACTTGCCGGATGTAAACTCACGTTCCAAAGATTCGTCTGACTCTCAGATTGTGACACCAGGTGAACTGATCACGGACGATCCCATTTGGATGAGAGGCCATGGTACGTATTTCCTCGACAATATGACCTATTCCTCTGTTGCTGGTACTGTCTCTCGTGTCAACAGACTGCTTTCGGTTATTCCATTGAAGGGTCGCTATGCTCCAGAGACTGGTGACCACGttgttggaagaattgCCGAAGTGGGTAACAAAAGATGGAAGGTAGATATTGGCGGTAAGCAACACGCCGTACTTATGTTAGGATCTGTTAATTTACCTGGTGGTATCTTGAGGAGAAAATCTGAAAGTGATGAATTGCAAATGAGGAGCTTCCTAAAAGAGGGTGACCTACTAAATGCGGAAGTACAGTCATTATTTCAGGATGGTAGTGCCTCCTTGCATACGAGGTCCCTAAAGTATGGGAAGCTGAGAAACGGTATGTTTTGCCAAGTTCCCAGCTCTCTTATCGTTAGAGCCAAAAACCACACCCATAATTTGCCCGGCAACATAACCGTAGTTCTCGGGGTCAATGGTTATATATGGCTGAGGAAAACGTCTCAGATGGACCTGACAAGAGATGCGCCCACCGCTAATAACAATACTTCGAATAAATCGTCGGGCCCAACCGGTGCAGTATCGTTTAATCCCTCCATAACAAGACTAGAAGAAGAGTCCTCATGGCAAATATATTCAGACGAAAATGACCCCTCCATATCGAACAGCATACGACAAACGATTTGCCGATATGCAAATGTAATCAAGGCCTTGGCGTTCTGTGAAATTGGCATTACTCAACAACGTGTAGTGAGCGCCTACGAAGCCAGTATGGTCTACCCAAATATAGGTGAATTGATCGAGAGAAATGTCATGGAATCCATTGGCAGTGATATTTTAACCGCCGAAAAAATGAGAGGTAATgggaattga
- the HTD2 gene encoding hydroxyacyl-thioester dehydratase HTD2 (similar to Saccharomyces cerevisiae HTD2 (YHR067W); ancestral locus Anc_5.341), whose translation MKSRTWIFKDFLSRHRVKAFDSLLSKRLPPSNATKHLQVGEHFLFFPPPFEELGKDGYFDYQNPASLLENANLRYRRRLWGQGELIQYMPIKLDKEYTCHESIKYIKRLRDEHIVCIERTVLQDHPENGLSKSNVCLLERRVLIYTNSLANKTAAEVPANKEDYKILKSLTITDMDIVTYGQLSLNPHRIHWDKEYCRQVEGYEDIIMQGPFSVQLLQKCIQPFLKKPITQLRYRNLNYIYPRTTLNVCQSLNFSTNKHKFQIRDLQKTNIVYLTAEVTC comes from the coding sequence ATGAAATCTAGAACATGGATTTTCAAGGATTTCTTGTCGAGGCACCGAGTTAAGGCGTTTGATAGTTTACTTTCGAAAAGGCTCCCTCCATCGAATGCGACGAAGCATCTTCAGGTGGGCGagcatttccttttctttccgCCACCATTTGAGGAACTGGGTAAAGACGGCTATTTTGACTATCAAAATCCTGCTTCACTGCTGGAAAACGCTAACTTACGTTATCGTAGAAGGCTTTGGGGGCAAGGTGAGCTTATTCAGTATATGCCCATCAAGTTAGACAAAGAGTACACATGCCACGaatcaataaaatacataaaGCGGCTTCGAGATGAACATATCGTCTGTATTGAAAGGACTGTTTTGCAAGACCACCCTGAAAATGGGCTTAGCAAAAGTAACGTCTGTTTGCTGGAAAGAAGAGTCTTAATTTACACCAATTCATTAGCCAACAAGACTGCAGCAGAGGTCCCCGCAAATAAGGAAGACtataaaattttgaaaagtttgaCTATTACTGATATGGATATTGTAACGTATGGGCAGTTATCTTTGAATCCGCATCGAATTCATTGGGACAAAGAATATTGCCGCCAGGTTGAGGGGTACGAAGATATCATCATGCAGGGTCCTTTTTCCGTGCAATTGTTACAGAAGTGCATCCaaccatttttgaaaaagccAATTACTCAATTGCGGTACCGTAATTTGAATTATATATACCCAAGGACAACTTTGAACGTATGCCagtctttgaatttttcgaCTAATAAGCATAAATTCCAAATTAGGGACctacaaaaaacaaatatagTTTATTTGACAGCGGAAGTCACCTGTTAG